The Kribbella shirazensis genomic interval CCGCCATGCAGGAGCTCGGCTACCGCCGCAACGACGCCGCCCGCGCGCTCAACTCCGGCCGCACCCAACGGATCGGCGTCGTCTGCCTCGGTACGGCGCTGTTCGGTCCGGCGACGCAGTTGGTGGCGATCGAACGCGCCCTCCGCACCACCGGCTACTCGGTCAGCATCGTCAACACCCTCGAAGGCGACACCGTGGCCGACGCGATCGAGCACCTCCTGGTGCAGGGGGTGGACGGGATCATCCTGTCCGAACCGATCGACGAGGGCGGCGACGCCCGGCCGATCGACGTCGACATCCCGGTGCTGAGTTTCGGCCGGCTCCCGGGTCTCACCGCGAAGCCGAGCCTGGACACCGGCGGCGACAACGTCGACGCCGGCCGGACCGCGACCGAACATCTGCTCGGTCTCGGGCACCGGACGGTCTGGCACGTCGCCGGCCCGCAACGCTGGTGGGCCGCCCGGGAACGGATGGCCGGCTGGCGACAAGCCCTCGCCGACGCCGGTGCCCCGGAACCACCTGTGCTGGAAGGTGATTGGCTCCCCGCCTCCGGCTACGCAGCCGGCCGGGAACTGGCCACCGACAACGACGTCACCGCGATCTTCGTCGCCAACGACGACATGGCCATCGGTGTCCTGCGCGCGCTGACCGAGGCCGGCCGATCGGTCCCCGATGACGTCAGCATCGTCGGATTCGACGACATCCCGACGGCGGCGTTCCTGACACCGCCGCTCACCACCGTCCCGCAGGACTTCGACGTCCATGTCGCCCGCGGGATCGCGAACCTCGTCAAGGAGATCGAGTCGCCCACCGGCGACCGGTCTCCCGCGCCGGAGCCACCGCCGCTCCGGCTGGTCATCCGCCAGTCCACTGCCGCTCCGCGTGGGCGGAGCCGCACGCACCGCTGAACGCACACGTCCGCCCTGACGGGCGGTCCAGCACCGGCCGGCCGAGGCCGCGACCCAGGGCGAAGCTCTGCTCAGATCCCAAGGAGTTGTTCCACGTGTTCCGTTTCCAACGCACATCCCTGCGGCGCCGAGTCGCGCTCGCCGCGGCACTCGTCCTCAGCGGCAGTCTCGCCCTCGCCGCCTGTGGAGGTGGCGGTGACGACTCCGGCGGTCAGCCCGCGGCCACGACCGTCAGCCAGGCCGACATCGACAAGGCCATGTCCACGCCCACCGAACTGACGTTCTGGACCTGGGTGCCGAACATCCAGAAGGAAGTCGACCTGTTCCAGAAGAAGTACCCCGCGATCAAGGTGAAGGTGGTCAACGCCGGACAGGGCGGACCGCAGTACACCAAACTGCGCACCGCACTGAAAGCCAAGGCCGGCTTCCCGGACGCCGTGCAGATCGAGTTCCAGTACATCCCGACGTTCTCGATCACCAAGAGCCTGATGGACCTGCGGCCGTACGGCGCCGAGACGCTGAAGGACAAGTTCGTTCCGTGGACCTGGCAGCAGGTGGTCGGCTCCAACGGCGAGGTCTGGGCGATTCCGCAGGACAGCGGGCCGATGGGGATGCTGTACCGCAAGGACATCTTCGACAAGCACGGCATCGCCGTACCGAAGACCTGGGACGAGTTCGCCGCGGCGGCCCGGAAGTTGCACGCCGCGGATCCCAAGGTCTACCTGACGAACCTCGCGCAGAGCCAGGCCGGGGTGTGGTTCGGTCTGCTCTGGCAGGCCGGCGTGAAGCCGTTCGAGAACACCGGCGCCGACTCGGTCAAGGTCGATCTGAACGGTGCGGAGTCCAAGAAGGTCGCCGACTACTGGAGCGGGCTGATCAAGGAGGGCTCGGTCTCGACCGATGCCGACTTCAACGACCAGTGGTACCAGTCGCTGAACCGCGGCAAGTACGCCACCTGGCTCACCGCCGCGTGGGGCCCGGTCTTCCTCGAAGGCAGCGCGAAGGCGACCAGCGGCAAGTGGCGCGCGGCACCGCTGCCCCAGTGGGACGCGGGCAAGAACGTCTCCGGCAACTGGGGCGGCTCGACGACAGCGGTCGTGCAGGGGACGAAGAACCCGATCGCGGCGGCGAAGCTGGCCGAATTCATCAACACCGATCCCGAGTCGACGAAGATGTTCGCGACCCAGCAGTTCCTCTTCCCGGTCACCAAGTCTCTGCTGGCCGACACCTCGTTCGTCGACCGCCCGCTGCCCTTCTACGGCGGTCAGACGGTGAACAAGCTGTTCGCCGGGATCAGCGACACCGTGGACACCGAGTTCGAGTGGCCGCCGTTCCTGGACCAGGCCTACAGCGACTGGGGCGAGACCGTCGGTAAGTCGTTCGCGAACAAGACCGACACCAGCGCCGCACTCGACCAGTGGCAGGACCGGACCACGAAGTACGCGGAGAACCAGGGCTTCAAGGTCGAGCAATGAGCGTCAACACGACCGATCGGCTCGGGGCACGGGCGCCGAGCCGCAGTGAGGTTCGCCGGCGGGGCCGCGGCGTGAGCCACGCCCGCACCGGCTACCTCTTCGTCGCGCCGTTCATGCTGGTGTTCCTGGGCCTGCTGGTGTTGCCGCTGGCCTACGCCGCGTACCTGAGCCTGTTCCAGGAGCGGCTGATCGGCGGCACGGTGTTCGCCGGGCTGGACAACTACACCCGCGCCCTGACCGATCCCCGGCTGCTGGGAGGTATGGGCCGGGTCGCGCTGTTCTTCCTGATCCAGGTGCCGATCATGCTCGCGATCGGGTTGCTCGCGGCGCTGGCCATCGACAGCGGGCTGCTTCGGGCGGCGAAGACCTTCCGGCTCGGCATCTTCCTGCCGTACGCGGTCCCGAGCGTGGTCGCCACACTGATGTGGGGCT includes:
- a CDS encoding LacI family DNA-binding transcriptional regulator, which produces MTVAKPGSNDGRARRRPGSTDVARLAGVSQKTVSRVLNGEPYVKEEVRLRVQAAMQELGYRRNDAARALNSGRTQRIGVVCLGTALFGPATQLVAIERALRTTGYSVSIVNTLEGDTVADAIEHLLVQGVDGIILSEPIDEGGDARPIDVDIPVLSFGRLPGLTAKPSLDTGGDNVDAGRTATEHLLGLGHRTVWHVAGPQRWWAARERMAGWRQALADAGAPEPPVLEGDWLPASGYAAGRELATDNDVTAIFVANDDMAIGVLRALTEAGRSVPDDVSIVGFDDIPTAAFLTPPLTTVPQDFDVHVARGIANLVKEIESPTGDRSPAPEPPPLRLVIRQSTAAPRGRSRTHR
- a CDS encoding extracellular solute-binding protein: MFRFQRTSLRRRVALAAALVLSGSLALAACGGGGDDSGGQPAATTVSQADIDKAMSTPTELTFWTWVPNIQKEVDLFQKKYPAIKVKVVNAGQGGPQYTKLRTALKAKAGFPDAVQIEFQYIPTFSITKSLMDLRPYGAETLKDKFVPWTWQQVVGSNGEVWAIPQDSGPMGMLYRKDIFDKHGIAVPKTWDEFAAAARKLHAADPKVYLTNLAQSQAGVWFGLLWQAGVKPFENTGADSVKVDLNGAESKKVADYWSGLIKEGSVSTDADFNDQWYQSLNRGKYATWLTAAWGPVFLEGSAKATSGKWRAAPLPQWDAGKNVSGNWGGSTTAVVQGTKNPIAAAKLAEFINTDPESTKMFATQQFLFPVTKSLLADTSFVDRPLPFYGGQTVNKLFAGISDTVDTEFEWPPFLDQAYSDWGETVGKSFANKTDTSAALDQWQDRTTKYAENQGFKVEQ